Part of the Candidatus Rokuibacteriota bacterium genome, ATCGCCGGAGCCGAGGCGTGCGGGGGGACGGCCCGGGACGTGATGCCGACGGCCTGCGCGGTGGAGCTGATCCACACCTACTCGCTGATCCACGACGATCTGCCGGCGATGGACGACGACGATTTCCGCCGGGGCCGCCCGACCAGCCACAAGGTGTTCGGCGAGGCGATCGCGATCCTCGCGGGCGACGCCCTGCTCACCCTGGCCTTCAGGCTCATCGCCGAAAACTTCGCCGAAGGCGCGGGCCCGGCCGGTGGCGGGGACACCACTCCCGTGAGGGGCCCGTCCCGCCTCCGTGCGGTCCTCGCCGAGATCGCTGAGGCCGCGGGGACCGGCGGCATGATCGGGGGTCAGGTCGTGGACATCCTCTCCGAGGGGAAATCGGTGGGCGCCGACACCCTCGAGTACATTCACACGCACAAGACGGCGGCCCTGATCCGGGCGTCGCTCCGGGCGGGCGCGCTCCTGGTCGGCGCCCCGGCGGGCGCGCTCGAGGCGATCAGCCGGGCGGGCTCGCGGGTCGGCCTCGCCTTCCAGATCGTGGACGACATCCTGGACGTGGAGGGAAGCCTGGAGGAGCTGGGGAAAACGGCGGGGAGCGACACGCGCAAGCGGAAGGTGACCTACCCCGGGCAGTTCGGGCTCGAGGCCTCACGGATGCGGGCGAAGTCGCTGGTTGAGGAGGCCAGGGCGGCGCTGGAGCCCCTGGGGTCGCGCGCCGAGCCGATCAGGGCGCTGGCGGCCTTCATCCTCGAGCGGAGGTCATGACGAGCACGTCGCGCAGTCCTTCGGGCTGTGACGCGCTCCTTGTTCGAGCGCGGGCTTTGCCCGCGCAACCCCCGGGGGAGGTTCGGAAGGGGGGCTCCGCCCCCCTCCGAGGATCGTAGGGTGTCGGCCATCGTCGAGATCCACGCGCGCGAGATCCTCGACTCCCGAGGGAACCCGACGGTGGAGGTCGAGGTGACCCTCGAGAGTGAGGCTTCCGGTCGGACTGCCGTCCCCTCGGGAGCCTCGACGGGCAAGCGGGAGGCCGTCGAGCTGCGCGACGGCGATGCCAAGCGGTTCCACGGCAAGGGGGTGCTCCGCGCCGTCAGGAACGTGCTCGAGGTCATCGCCCCCGAGCTGACGGGGATGGAGGCCTCCCAGCAGGCGGCCGTGGACCGGCGGCTCGTCGAGCTGGACGGCACCCCCAACAAGTCGGCACTGGGCGCCAACGCCATCCTGGGCGTCTCGCTGGCCGTCGCCCGCGCCGCGGCGAAGGAGGCCGGGCTTCCCCTCTACCAGTACCTCGGAGGCCCGGGCGCTCGGCTCCTGCCGGTGCCGCTGATGAACGTCCTGAACGGGGGCGTCCATGCCGACAACGGCCTCGACATCCAGGAGTTCATGCTGGTCCCCGCGGGCGCGCCGCGCTTCGCCGAGGCGTTGAGGATGGGGGCTGAGATCTTTCACGCGCTCCGACGCCTGCTCAGCGACAAGGGGCTCTCCACCGGGATCGGCGACGAGGGCGGCTTCGCCCCGGTGCTGCCCTCCAACACGGCGGCCCTCGATCTGCTGCTCATGGCCGTCGAGCGGAGCGGCTACCGCCCCGGCGAGGATGTGTTCCTGGCTCTCGATGCGGCCGCGAGCGAGTTCCACCGCCAGGGCCGCTACCACCTGAGGGCCGAGGGCGCCGCGCGGAGCAGCGAGGAGATGATCGCCTTCTACGCGTCGCTCGTCGGTCGCTACCCGGTCTGCTCGATCGAGGACGGCCTCGGCGAGGAGGACTGGGACGGCTGGGCGGCGCTGACGCGGCGGCTCGGCGCACAGGTCCAGCTGGTGGGCGACGACATCTTCGTGACCAACCCGGCGATTCTCCGCGAGGGGATCCGCAAGGGCGTGGCCAACGCGGTGCTCGTCAAGCCGAACCAGGTCGGCACGCTCACCGAGACGCTTGAGGCCATCGAGCTGGCCAAGCGTGCCGGCTACGGCACGGTGATCTCCCACCGCTCCGGCGAGACCGAGGACACGTTCGTCGCCGACCTGGCCGTGGCGGTGAACGCCGGGCAGATCAAGACCGGGTCGCTTGCCCGCGCCGAGCGCACCGCCAAGTACAACCAGCTCCTTCGGATCGAGGAAGAGCTCGGGGCCGCCGCGGCCTGGCCGGGCCGGGGGCCGTTCACCCGGAGCGCGGCGTGAGGCGGAGCCGGCTCCTCGTCAGCGGCGCGCTCGCCCTCGCTACCGTCGCCTTCCTCGGGCTTCTGGCCTACGGCGGGAGCGGCCTGGTCCGCGTCTGGCAGATGAAGCGCGAGGTCGGGGCCCTGGAGCAGGAGCTCCGCCGGCTCCGGTCAGAGACCGAGCAGCTCACGCGCACCGTGGACCGCCTGCGCGAGGATCCGGCCCAGGTCGAGAAGATCGCCCGCGAGGAGCTGGGCCTGCTGAAGGAAGGGGAGAAGGTGCTGCAGTTCCCACCCACGCCACACCGGGAGGACAGCCGCTGACATGGATCTCCTGATTCCGTTCCTGTTCCTGATGGCGTTCGTCGTCAACTTCCGCGCGGTGGTGAAGCTCCTGATCGACTGGAAGGGGATGCTGACCACGCTCCGCCTCGTGAAGGCCACCGCCACGCGCCTCCACGAACTCCCCTCGGAGGAGGCCCTCGAGCAGGATGACCGGGCGCCGGTGTTTCTCCACCTGGTCCCGGCCTACCAGGAGCCCGCGATCGGCGGGACCTTGCAGGCGCTCCTCGGCTCGCGCTACCCCCAGTCGAAGCTCCACGTGGTCGTGGTGACCAAGGCGGAGGAGGACCTCGCGCCCCACCCGGCCATGGGAATCTCGACCGCCGAGGTCGTCCGCCGCTTCCAGGCCGAGCTGCCGCCCTACCAGCAGAAGCGGCTCTGGATCCTGACGATGCCGGGAGCCGGGCGGAAGGCGCACCAGCTCAACTGGGCCCTCCGTCCCGAGCTGCTGGGCGAGGTCCTCGGCGAGGCATTCGACCCCGCGCGCCACTTCGTCGGGGTGTCCGACGCCGACTCGCTCCCCGATCCGAACGTCTATCTCTGGATCGCCCAGGAGGAGCTGGCCGGCCGCGGGGCGCTGGCCTACCAGGGCGTCACGCTCTCGCTCGCCAACTTCGACCGGCTCGATGTCCGCAGCCGGATCTGCGCGGTCCAGCAATCGTCCATCTTCATCCGCGTCTCGATCGCCCGCCTGATCAACGAGGTCAAGCGGGTCAGGATCCTCGAAACGCTCTGCCGGCGCGCGCCGTGGGCCGCCGGGGTGATCCGCCCGATGTTCGAGTTCCTCTTCCGCCGGTCCCAGATCTGTCTCGGCCACAACCAGTTCGTCCGCCTCGATACGCTCCAGTCCCTCGGCGGGTTCCCGTCCGACGGCGCCACCGAGGACTCCACGCTCGGCTACGACCTGGGCCGCCGCGGCATCCTGATCCGGGCGCTGCCGCTCGTGGAAGTCAACGATCTCCCGGAGACGCCCGAGAAGATCATCCGCCAGAACGCGCGCTGGTACAAAGGGGTGCTCGACGATGTCCGCCACCTCTGGCGCGCGTGGCGGGATGAGCCCCGGGCCTTCAACCTGGCCCAGCTCCTCCGCCACGTGGGCAACAAGGTGGTCGAGTGGCCGACGGCGGTCCTGGTCTATCCCCTCCTCGGCTTCCTCGGCTGGCAGCTCGCCTACTTCTACCGGGATCCGCTCTGGCTCTTCGCCCTGGCGCTGGCCTTCCCCGGCGCAGCCCTGGGCCTCAGCATCTGGGTCGGCGGGCTCGTGACGCAGCGGACGATCGAGGAGCTGATGCCCTGCCTGCCGAAGCCCGTCGACGTCAGGTGGAAGACGCTCAGGGACAGGTTCTGGGGAGTCTTCCGCTGCCAGACCTACTGGCTCCTGGCCACGCGCGCTGCCTGGCGCGTCCTCTGGGCGCTGGCGCGCACCGGTTGCTACGAGCCGGCCAAGACCGATCGGGTGATCCGGCCGAGGGTAACTGGGTAATCGTTCCCGGTTGTGACAGAGCCGGTCTTCAGCTTTTCTGCCGAAGCTGGCGAGGCCTGGGACGAGCGAATCCGCGCGGCCTTCGACCAGGTCCGCCACCGCCGCCACCTGGAGGCGCTGGATCAGAGCCCGGTCCTGGAAGCCCTCGCCGAAAACCTTGATCGGGCCTGGGTGGCAGTGCATCGGCCCGGCCCCGGCCAACCGGAGCGCTTCGTCCTGAACGAAGCGGCCCTCGCCGTGTGCGGGCTTGCCGGCCTACAGCTTCCTCCGGCGGAGCCCGTTGCCGGAGCGCTTCCCCGCCCGCTGACGCTCCTCCGCGCAGGAGAGCGGGCCCGCGCTCCTGCCGGCTGACCGGGGCCGGCCGCCGCCATCGCTACTGGAGGCTGAGCTTCGTCGGGGCCGGCAGGGTTGACAGGCGAGCCGTCTTACGGTAAGAAAGAGGCGTCACGCGGGGTGGAGCAGTCCGGTAGCTCGTTGGGCTCATAACCCAAAGGTCGCTGGTTCAAATCCAGCCCCCGCAACCAAAGAAATCGGGGGGTTAGGGCGAGAGGCTCTAACCCCTCAGTCGTTTCATTCAACAGCCATTCAACAACTCGTGCGAGGAGGGGTGGGAACATGGCGAACAAGCAAAGAAAGACGGGCGCGAAGGGTCGTCCCGAGTGGGGGGCACAAGCTAGCCAGCTCGCTCACCACTTCGGGCTCTCTGATGCTGACGTGAAGCGCGAGATCAGGGGGGCGCTTGCCAGGCTCATCGCGGAGGAAATTGCCCGCGACGAAGTGAAGAAATGGCGATCAGCGCATCCACGCGAGAGCGATCTAGACATGGTGCCTCTGGGAGCCGGTTCGTCACCTGAGCGCCCGCCCCGGCGAGTCTGGATGAAGCCGCCGCCCGAAGGCCAACAAGAATCGTAGCCGGGGACGCGGCGGTGCTCAGTACCTCAAGCGCGTCTAGGGACGGACGTACCTATTGACCGGGTGCGAGTAGCAAAGAATCTCTGTCTGGTAGTAGCGCTCTTGGAACAAGGTAATTAGGCGCTTGATGTCCTGCTCTGCCTCGTTCAACTGATTGTCGGGAGCTATCACCATGACGCTGAAGCTCCGCTCTTGGGGTCCACCTTGGTAGCCCCCAGCAAGCGGCGGTGGGCCGAACGGATTGGAGATGGTATAGCCCCCGTACCGCTGGTACTTGGCGGTCAGGTCATTGAGAATGTCAGCGATTTCGGACAACTGAACAAACTGGGGCGTGTGCCGAGGATCATCCCGCCTCACATACGAGGCAGGCAGAAGCAACTCAAACTTCACGCAGGAGATAGTCTCAAATTCCTGCGGAATTTCACCCCTCCCGAGGAGGACTAGCCCGCGCTGAGAACCTGATAGGAAATGTCGTGCTCGTCAAGGCGGCGGAGCGTGTCGCTCGGCACGCGGTATACGTCCTTTTGCCCGGTATACTCGACCATGCCGCCCAGCATGATGAGCCGCAACCCTTCTTCCTTCTTCTCTTTCTCTTCGGTACTCAGGAAGATCGTGTGCATCGTATCCTCCAATCGGGACTGATTATAGCACGAGCCTTCGGCTGGATCCTGCTCCTCAGTCAACGCCTTTCGCCGAGCCGGGATCGAAAAGGGGACCGTCCCGCCCGCGCAGGAGCCTGTGCCGCCGTGATCACGCGACGGCGCAGCCGCGGGGACGCGGGCGGGTTCGCGGCCCGGCGCCGGTCCCGGGCACCGGGGACTACCCCCGCGAAGTCGAAGATCACCCGTCCGTCCCTACCTCGACGTTCTCCGCAAGGCGGCGCGTGAGCCAGTCCTTGGCGACGGACTCCGGGAAGTCCACGTCACCCCTCCAATCGCCTCTTGATCCTCTCGACCATGTCGCCCTGACCCAGGAGCGCGGGGAATGGGTGCCCGAGATCAGCCTCGTCGCGTCGGCCGGCGAGGCGCGTCGTCTCCTCGCTGTACCGCGCCCGCTCGCGCGCGAGATCGGTCGCGTGCTCCACGGCTACGAGCAGTTTCTCATCAAGGGCTCGCAGCCCTGCGCGCCGCCGCTCGTGAATCCACGCCCGGGCCCCCTGCTTGGCGGCGGCGATCCACCGCGCCACTTCCGCGAGGGCGCCCCGGCACTCCGCGACGATCTCGGCGGCAGGGCCCACGTCGAGGGCGCCGGCGGGCACCGCGAGGGCGTCGAGGCGCTTTTCTACCGCGTCGAGCGCGGCGGCGATCTCGGCGCGCGCTCGCTCAGCCAGGCGGAGCTCCGGGTCCTGGTCCAGAGACCAGGCAGACGCCGCGCGCACGCGGGCGGCGCGCGCGCGCTCGCCTTCGGGCCCATCTCTCAGCGCTCGCACGTCGCGTATGAAACGCGCTCCGGCCACCTCCGACCCGATGAACTGAGCCACCATCTGCTCCACCCCTTGCATGACCCCCATTGTCCTCCCCTCCTCCTAGTCCACGCGCCCCCGTACCTTGTTGACGGCCTTGGTGACCTCAGCGCTGATCACCTCGCCCATCGCTGCCACGAAATCGTTAAACACCACCGAGTCCTCGGTCGCCTCGGGCACCCGCGCGGGCTGCTCGCGCACGATCTTGCCGACCGTAGCCTCTAGCTCACGGGTGTCCATGAGGAGATCCGCCATTAGAGGTAATCCAAGGCTCGGGAGCGCGGCAAGATGAGCCGATAACCGAAGCTCGTGCTCAGGACCACAGCCGGCTCTCCTCCGCGTCCCTGCCAGGCGACCCGCTCGGCGAGGCAGGCGAGCGCGCGCTCCAGGGGTGTCGTCGCGGACATGCGCGGCCACGCGCTGCCCCTTGTGGAAGCCCTCGACCGTCGTCGCGGTGACCCGGACATCGACCACCTCGTGGACGAGGGAAAAGGGGACCGAGTAGTAATGGCGACGGATCTCGACGTGGTAGTCGATGTTGACCCGGGCGCTCTTCCACTCCG contains:
- a CDS encoding glycosyltransferase, with translation MDLLIPFLFLMAFVVNFRAVVKLLIDWKGMLTTLRLVKATATRLHELPSEEALEQDDRAPVFLHLVPAYQEPAIGGTLQALLGSRYPQSKLHVVVVTKAEEDLAPHPAMGISTAEVVRRFQAELPPYQQKRLWILTMPGAGRKAHQLNWALRPELLGEVLGEAFDPARHFVGVSDADSLPDPNVYLWIAQEELAGRGALAYQGVTLSLANFDRLDVRSRICAVQQSSIFIRVSIARLINEVKRVRILETLCRRAPWAAGVIRPMFEFLFRRSQICLGHNQFVRLDTLQSLGGFPSDGATEDSTLGYDLGRRGILIRALPLVEVNDLPETPEKIIRQNARWYKGVLDDVRHLWRAWRDEPRAFNLAQLLRHVGNKVVEWPTAVLVYPLLGFLGWQLAYFYRDPLWLFALALAFPGAALGLSIWVGGLVTQRTIEELMPCLPKPVDVRWKTLRDRFWGVFRCQTYWLLATRAAWRVLWALARTGCYEPAKTDRVIRPRVTG
- the eno gene encoding phosphopyruvate hydratase translates to MSAIVEIHAREILDSRGNPTVEVEVTLESEASGRTAVPSGASTGKREAVELRDGDAKRFHGKGVLRAVRNVLEVIAPELTGMEASQQAAVDRRLVELDGTPNKSALGANAILGVSLAVARAAAKEAGLPLYQYLGGPGARLLPVPLMNVLNGGVHADNGLDIQEFMLVPAGAPRFAEALRMGAEIFHALRRLLSDKGLSTGIGDEGGFAPVLPSNTAALDLLLMAVERSGYRPGEDVFLALDAAASEFHRQGRYHLRAEGAARSSEEMIAFYASLVGRYPVCSIEDGLGEEDWDGWAALTRRLGAQVQLVGDDIFVTNPAILREGIRKGVANAVLVKPNQVGTLTETLEAIELAKRAGYGTVISHRSGETEDTFVADLAVAVNAGQIKTGSLARAERTAKYNQLLRIEEELGAAAAWPGRGPFTRSAA
- a CDS encoding polyprenyl synthetase family protein, which produces MSFDLASYVAERHRLVDEALDRCLPRPEVYPSTIHEAMRYSVFAGGKRLRPILAIAGAEACGGTARDVMPTACAVELIHTYSLIHDDLPAMDDDDFRRGRPTSHKVFGEAIAILAGDALLTLAFRLIAENFAEGAGPAGGGDTTPVRGPSRLRAVLAEIAEAAGTGGMIGGQVVDILSEGKSVGADTLEYIHTHKTAALIRASLRAGALLVGAPAGALEAISRAGSRVGLAFQIVDDILDVEGSLEELGKTAGSDTRKRKVTYPGQFGLEASRMRAKSLVEEARAALEPLGSRAEPIRALAAFILERRS
- a CDS encoding septum formation initiator family protein; protein product: MRRSRLLVSGALALATVAFLGLLAYGGSGLVRVWQMKREVGALEQELRRLRSETEQLTRTVDRLREDPAQVEKIAREELGLLKEGEKVLQFPPTPHREDSR